Proteins found in one Sorghum bicolor cultivar BTx623 chromosome 1, Sorghum_bicolor_NCBIv3, whole genome shotgun sequence genomic segment:
- the LOC8067413 gene encoding uncharacterized protein LOC8067413 produces MGNSSSRGRSKLSQRPQTTMKWSVDGFSSLLDKGEGWTYSRVFEIMGHNWYLRLNPRDKKSGDDKEYVSLILELDISSVKPDTVVEASFKLLIYDQSYGNHSEYQVRHNFQTASTSSGASCMISLEKLKERPSKFIVNNSCTFGVEFIKVTTSKVSTTSETLFVQKPSIFNEAKTYTWDIEDFFALKKFGYSPEFEVGGYKWYIRSHTSCDGNHLTLDLCMKNTNDLPNDSANLVEFSLSIKHQEAAGNHWKRTGRCEFTNNARRWGWRKFISLEDFKDSSNGYLMKNKCCIEAEVAIVGSSKME; encoded by the exons ATGGGTAACTCTTCTTCTCGAG GGCGATCAAAGCTGAGTCAGCGCCCGCAGACGACCATGAAGTGGAGCGTCGATGGATTCTCCTCACTCCTTGACAAGGGTGAAGGATGGACCTACTCCAGAGTGTTTGAGATTATGGGCCACAACTG GTACCTTAGACTGAATCCAAGGGACAAGAAGAGTGGTGATGACAAGGAGTACGTCTCTCTTATACTTGAGCTGGATATCAGCTCAGTGAAGCCCGATACTGTCGTGGAGGCCTCTTTCAAGCTGCTGATATATGACCAGTCGTACGGAAACCACAGCGAGTATCAAG TTAGGCACAATTTTCAGACTGCAAGCACAAGCTCCGGAGCCTCTTGCATGATTTCCCTTGAAAAACTGAAAGAACGGCCCTCAAAGTTTATTGTCAATAACAGCTGCACCTTTGGTGTCGAGTTCATCAAAGTCACCACTTCCAAAGTGAGCACGACGTCAGAAACGCTATTTGTCCAGAAGCCGAGCATCTTCAACGAGGCCAAAACATACACTTGGGACATCGAGGACTTCTTTGCACTGAAGAAATTCGGCTACTCACCGGAGTTTGAAGTTGGAGGATACAAATG GTATATCCGTAGCCACACGTCTTGCGATGGGAACCACCTCACCTTGGACCTGTGCATGAAAAACACAAATGATCTCCCTAATGACTCTGCGAACCTGGTGGAATTCAGCTTGTCCATCAAACACCAGGAAGCCGCGGGCAATCACTGGAAACGAACAG GCCGGTGCGAGTTTACAAACAACGCTCGTCGCTGGGGATGGAGAAAGTTCATCTCGCTGGAGGATTTCAAGGACTCCTCAAATGGCTATCTCATGAAAAACAAGTGCTGCATCGAAGCTGAGGTTGCAATCGTTGGTTCATCAAAGATGGAGTAG
- the LOC110431776 gene encoding uncharacterized protein LOC110431776 has product MGACASSSRGRSNHGKNQKSAKVAAIPSTPAAQAGRAVASSGMEEKSSFTWRIDGFSSLLDKQKGWTNSGYFEMKKLKWYLQLNLKDRKSGDERDYVSLILVLSKTYDLNPDTIVEASFKLLIYDQEYGRHREHQFSHQFQTTESSRSSGISCTIPVETLKEPSSGFIVGDSCVFGVELIKLTTAAKAKHSSGTLSDVEKINGFSAREAYTWVIDDFLTLKGRCYSPEFEIGGRKWYLTMYPSGIDDGGNEEFLSLYLHMAKPDGDASLQNSGVLVEVSLSIKDKVTSNRSAMTGRCQFQATDDGDGWGWAKFMAAKSVKDWYLVKGSCLIEADVAIASSSKLE; this is encoded by the exons ATGGGTGCCTGCGCCTCTTCATCTCGTG GTCGCTCAAACCATGGCAAGAACCAGAAATCCGCAAAGGTTGCGGCAATTCCATCTACTCCAGCAGCGCAGGCAGGCCGTGCTGTTGCCTCTTCTGGGATGGAAGAAAAGAGCAGCTTCACATGGAGGATCGATGGCTTCTCCTCGCTTCTTGACAAGCAAAAAGGATGGACCAACTCTGGATATTTTGAGATGAAGAAGCTTAAATG GTACTTGCAGTTGAACCTGAAGGACAGGAAGAGTGGCGACGAAAGAGACTACGTCTCTCTTATCCTCGTGCTGTCAAAAACTTATGATCTGAATCCCGACACCATCGTCGAAGCATCGTTCAAGCTCTTGATATACGATCAAGAATACGGACGACATAGAGAACATCAAT TTAGCCACCAATTCCAGACTACAGAGAGCAGCAGAAGCTCCGGGATCTCATGCACGATCCCCGTCGAGACACTCAAGGAACCCTCCTCTGGTTTCATCGTTGGCGACAGCTGCGTCTTCGGCGTGGAGCTCATCAAGCTCACCACTGCTGCTAAGGCCAAGCACAGTTCAGGAACGCTGAGTGATGTTGAGAAGATAAATGGCTTCAGCGCCCGGGAAGCCTACACCTGGGTCATCGATGACTTCTTAACCCTCAAAGGCCGGTGCTACTCACCGGAGTTCGAGATCGGTGGACGCAAATG GTACCTGACCATGTACCCTTCCGGCATCGACGACGGTGGTAATGAGGAATTCCTCTCCCTCTACCTTCATATGGCCAAGCCAGACGGAGACGCTTCCCTCCAGAACTCAGGGGTGCTGGTAGAAGTCAGTCTATCCATCAAAGACAAGGTGACCAGCAATCGCAGCGCAATGACAG GCCGGTGCCAGTTCCAAGCGACAGACGACGGCGATGGCTGGGGATGGGCAAAGTTCATGGCGGCGAAGTCTGTGAAGGACTGGTACCTTGTGAAGGGCAGCTGCTTAATTGAGGCAGATGTTGCCATCGCTAGCTCGTCCAAACTGGAATAA
- the LOC110431611 gene encoding zinc finger BED domain-containing protein RICESLEEPER 2-like, with translation MAEDEGMLPPGLAPEGENDDDIADGAAALFGIDLVDGDDSGAPVHIDLEGDRSGGVAGPTATVDSAPSVAGKPKGSGKRKSPVWADFDEIQEEIDGKPTVVKAVCKMCKTILSARSAAGTGHLIRHQKSCKMKTDQRARVQSRLSYNPDGSIYNWDYKPEVARIETARLIARLDLPLCIVESDAFEEYIVKAHNPRFVKVSRQTTTRDLAKLFNERRNAIRNNILSGASSISLTSDIWSGNAKEDYISVVAHYVNSDWELCKKVIGLRLVESRHTGEYIAEKVACVIQEFGLLDKIMAITLDNASSNTKAMETLNPMFAGYLGSEPAPTGKDPNARKYHLIHQRCACHIINLIVKSGLKRIKSYLEDFRTAIIFLNSSNTRIASFKRYCQGEGLRPRKFGVDMDVRWNATYLMLQHLMPYKEPFTAFINTNYGKTLLTTKHWKVAAKILEFLEIFYDATVSLSGVYYPTSPLVMHNLIEIISHMDESEKDTDMFPIVYPMKLKYLKYWKDIPLLYSFAFVLDPRAKMRGMFNVLQIMQEKTGNDYTAYYAKVRTELFKLFNKYDEKYGSSRTQRRFTQPGPTTGKKKNPWEDVFGGPGASGVVGPAPSSVPTSSAAPCVCELSAYLDCDNVTAYVQDFDLLLWWKDHKLTFPVLSIMAKDIFSIPVSTVSSESCFSLSGRIIEERRRRLLPEHVEMLACIKDWELGDRRLQHSAGSQDLADSFENLYLDVPEDQGGSGNASTSAATPSGSVSVASAPGPSVAGS, from the coding sequence ATGGCTGAAGATGAGGGCATGCTGCCTCCTGGCCTTGCACCAGAGGGTGAGAACGACGACGACATTGCTGACGGTGCTGCTGCTTTATTTGGCATCGATCTTGTGGATGGGGACGATTCTGGTGCCCCTGTCCACATCGATCTGGAGGGCGACCGTAGCGGAGGAGTGGCAGGACCGACAGCAACGGTAGACTCTGCTCCTTCTGTTGCTGGTAAACCTAAAGGTTCTGGTAAGCGCAAATCTCCTGTCTGGGCTGATTTTGATGAGATACAAGAGGAGATAGATGGTAAACCTACTGTTGTTAAGGCTGTTTGTAAGATGTGCAAAACTATTTTGTCTGCAAGATCAGCCGCTGGCACTGGTCATTTAATAAGGCATCAAAAATCATGTAAAATGAAAACTGACCAACGTGCTAGGGTTCAGTCTAGGCTTTCATACAATCCTGATGGCTCTATTTATAACTGGGATTACAAACCTGAAGTTGCTAGAATTGAAACTGCTAGGCTGATTGCTAGACTTGATCTTCCTTTATGTATTGTTGAGTCTGATGCTTTTGAAGAATACATTGTTAAAGCTCATAACCCTAGGTTTGTAAAGGTCTCAAGGCAGACCACTACTAGAGATCTTGCTAAGTTGTTTAATGAACGTCGTAATGCAATTAGAAACAATATCTTGTCTGGTGCCTCTTCTATTTCATTGACTTCAGACATTTGGTCTGGCAATGCAAAAGAAGACTACATTAGTGTAGTTGCTCATTATGTCAATTCTGATTGGGAGTTGTGTAAGAAGGTAATTGGTCTTAGATTGGTTGAGTCAAGGCACACTGGTGAATACATTGCTGAAAAAGTTGCTTgtgtgattcaagaatttggttTGCTTGATAAGATTATGGCTATTACTCTTGATAATGCTTCTTCTAATACTAAAGCCATGGAAACCTTAAATCCTATGTTTGCTGGTTATCTTGGTTCTGAACCTGCACCAACTGGTAAAGATCCTAATGCTAGGAAGTACCATCTTATACATCAACGTTGTGCATGCCATATTATTAATCTCATAGTTAAATCTGGCTTAAAAAGAATCAAATCCTACCTTGAGGACTTTAGAACTGCTATTATTTTCTTGAACTCTTCTAATACTAGAATTGCATCTTTTAAAAGGTACTGCCAAGGTGAAGGTCTTAGACCTAGGAAATTTGGTGTAGACATGGATGTTAGATGGAATGCTACATACTTGATGCTTCAACACTTGATGCCATATAAAGAGCCATTTACTGCTTTCATTAATACAAATTATGGTAAAACATTGTTAACTACAAAACACTGGAAGGTAGCTGCAAAAATACTTGAGTTTCTTGAGATTTTTTATGATGCAACTGTTTCTTTGTCTGGTGTTTATTACCCAACTAGCCCACTAGTGATGCACAATCTTATAGAAATTATCTCTCACATGGATGAATCTGAAAAAGATACTGATATGTTCCCTATTGTCTACCCTATGAAACTTAAGTATCTAAAATATTGGAAAGACATACCTTTGCTATATTCATTTGCATTTGTTCTTGATCCTAGAGCTAAAATGAGAGGCATGTTTAATGTTCTTCAAATAATGCAAGAAAAAACAGGTAATGATTACACTGCTTACTATGCTAAAGTTAGAACTGAGCTGTTTAAACTGTTTAACAAATATGATGAGAAGTATGGGTCTTCAAGGACTCAAAGGAGGTTCACTCAGCCTGGGCCAACCACTGGTAAGAAAAAGAATCCCTGGGAGGATGTTTTTGGAGGCCCTGGAGCCTCTGGTGTTGTTGGACCTGCTCCTTCCTCTGTCCCAACTTCTTCTGCTGCACCCTGTGTATGTGAGCTATCTGCATATCTGGACTGTGACAATGTCACTGCATATGTGCAAGACTTTGACTTGCTTCTCTGGTGGAAAGACCACAAGCTTACATTTCCAGTTCTGTCTATCATGGCAAAAGATATTTTCTCTATTCCTGTCTCAACTGTGTCTTCAGAATCTTGTTTTAGCTTATCAGGCAGGATCATCGAGGAGCGGCGCCGACGACTACTACCTGAACATGTGGAGATGCTTGCTTGCATCAAAGACTGGGAGCTCGGTGATAGAAGGCTTCAACACTCTGCTGGCAGCCAAGATCTTGCAGATTCCTTTGAGAATTTATACCTTGATGTTCCTGAAGATCAAGGTGGATCTGGTAATGCTAGCACATCTGCTGCAACTCCTAGTGGTTCTGTGTCTGTGGCTTCTGCTCCTGGTCCTAGTGTTGCTGGTTCTTGA
- the LOC8070477 gene encoding uncharacterized protein LOC8070477, with protein MGNSCFTGASPALLGKTHDPAFKWKFYGFSALLDRGAVSANSAIFRCCGYGWFLQVSPMQKKTGHKIPHIALSLSVYQNSLKADDILSAVFELSMYNHSKGTYHGCKASYHFDIKNTRSEKQCLIPLEELLKSSDFLVDDSCVFGVRILKAHVSSQNKPIVIQKKPSTVQNIFLQKKGFIKGTYTWTMNNFPDIVPVRSPAFEAGGHKWYINMYPLGDQCSTNSLSLYLHLHDLNKIPLETGMVIELTLSILDQKHDRHYTVTGRFVFGVAAKNGWGWPNFIPLKTLMDPFSCYIVGANCMLKADVTIIGSSNDG; from the exons ATGGGCAACTCTTGCTTCACTGGTGCCT CTCCTGCACTGCTGGGAAAGACCCATGATCCAGCTTTCAAATGGAAGTTCTATGGCTTCTCAGCTCTACTTGATAGGGGGGCTGTATCAGCCAATTCTGCCATTTTTCGCTGTTGTGGATATGGTTG GTTCCTGCAAGTGAGCCCAATGCAGAAAAAAACTGGTCACAAGATTCCACATATTGCTCTTTCGCTCTCGGTGTACCAAAACAGCTTAAAGGCAGATGACATCTTGAGCGCTGTGTTCGAGTTGTCAATGTACAACCATTCAAAAGGGACATATCATGGATGCAAAG CTAGCTACCACTTTGATATCAAGAACACGCGATCAGAGAAACAATGCTTGATTCCTCTTGAAGAACTACTGAAATCATCTGATTTTCTGGTTGATGATAGCTGTGTCTTTGGTGTGAGGATATTAAAGGCACATGTCTCTTCTCAGAATAAGCCTATTGTGATTCAAAAGAAGCCTAGCACAGTTCAGAACATCTTCCTCCAGAAAAAGGGGTTCATCAAAGGAACCTACACCTGGACCATGAACAACTTCCCTGACATTGTCCCAGTCCGTTCTCCTGCATTTGAAGCTGGTGGGCATAAATG GTACATCAACATGTACCCACTTGGTGACCAATGCAGCACCAATTCACTTTCCCTCTACTTACACCTGCATGATCTGAACAAGATCCCTCTTGAGACTGGAATGGTGATTGAACTGACTCTCTCCATCTTGGACCAGAAGCATGACAGACACTACACAGTTACAG GTCGCTTTGTTTTTGGAGTTGCAGCAAAGAATGGCTGGGGATGGCCCAACTTCATTCCTCTCAAGACACTCATGGATCCATTTAGCTGCTATATTGTGGGAGCAAACTGTATGCTGAAGGCAGATGTCACCATCATCGGGTCATCCAATGACGGTTAG